The Scleropages formosus chromosome 9, fSclFor1.1, whole genome shotgun sequence DNA segment aagtaataatacTGATTCGGTTAGGGCTATAGGTCTAATTTTTTGTTAACATCCTTCCTGAATTACATTTAACATGGCTAATGGCCTAATTTGGTTCTAACATGACTGACTATCAAAAATTTAGTAAAATTTGCCCTTATAGAGTAACAACCATTCAATACATATAGAAACATTCTAAACTGGGTACGCATTTATCAAATATGTCTAAAAGACtaataattttgtatttcttcCAAAGTTCTATAATTGTGTGCAAGCCCAAAACCATGACCGAACTACacaattaactgaaatgaaGAGAATTGCAATTCACACTCTTGTTTCTAAATCAAAGTCTTTTAatatcatattttaaaaaggaagaaacaaatACAGGAGAATAAAACCGCACTTCTTTCCTCCCATCCTGTCATGCCCCCTGGTCTTTGGCTTTCTCAGACAAGCAATCACATAATTCACAAAAACTTATTTTGTATGACTATCGCACCAACTTAATTTCCTGGCTGTTTTCTCAAGTAATTTTTAGATCGCCCAGCAGTGTGGCAATGTCAATCTCTGGCTTGCAGGGTGCATTAGAGGCATGCAGCACCTCCTGCAAGCTTTTGCCAGCCTTCCTCAGTGCCTGTGGACTTGCAAAGGTGTTTGTTCCCTCTCCATGGGTACAAAGGAGTAGTTGATTGACCTCCCCCTCAATCCCTCTTGACAGCACACACGAAAACACCTCCCGGACCCGCTCCAGCACGCTCTCTCTCAGAGAAGAGTCCCGACACACCAGGTTTAACATGAACACACCTAGTAAGGGGAGAGATTAAAAAGCAGAGCTATAAAAACAGTCTTGTCTAACATTTCATTGTGTTCTATTCAAAATAGTAAACTATTCTGCAGTCATTTGGAAAGAGTTAAGTGTGTCCTGTGGAAATTGTGGTATTTTGGTGTATCAAAGCATACATTCAGACCCACTTGAAATCTACATTCAGACACAGAATCCCTAATTTCTTAGCAGATTAATGTCTTTGATTCACCTCTGTTTAAAATCATCCTCACAGTGTTTTAGCAGTCATAAAATTCTACTGTCCTTTCAGTCTAACGGTGAACTGCTGAAAAGCCCTTTAGAACTGTTCCGACAAACTAGTGAAAAATTAAACCTTGAAAAGAATACTGAAACAgtaatgcaggaaaaaaaaaacgtgttccaCATTAGAGAGCAGATATTTTCCTTACCTCGAGCAGTTAGCAGATTGTGAACTTTCTTAAGGAAAGTTGTTTCCACaaaggcaggaggaggacaaCTCATTCCAAGAGTGGGATCCTTACTGTCGACATCAAACATGATAACATCATAGGAATGACCACCTACAAAAGAAACAACAGCGAGGAAAGTGAGAAGAATTACATAGACAGTGCAGTGATGCTACATAATCAGCAAAGCTAATCAAGGTTTGAAAATTTATTTGCACTTTCATCAACAATGTCAAACCAATCAGGGCTTTAAACTAGATCTTGAATTATGTCTATGTATATAATGTGCCTTTAACTTTGCATagctgtaaaacattttcttgttaGATCtaaatttctgtatttaacCAACTGGGTAATTCTTTTCCATTCATATCATTTAATTTTGTCCAAAAGAACTCTCCCATGAGTCCAGCAATTTATTTCGCTGGCACTAAGCATTTACTGTGAAAACAACCTCAGTCAACAGTTTTAAAAGTTATCCCTAACCCATTGTGACATGTGTTCATCAACATCACGAACGTGACTACCTTGATTTTCCAAAGTGTTGATGTGCTCAAGTCCATCTCCAAGCACCACCTTGAGCCGATCGTCCACGCGGAACCCAAACCATTGCTGAGCTACTTCCAGCATAGCAGGATCCAGCTCAACCACCTCCACAGAAGCTCCTGGGACAAAGTCCCGCAGAAACTGTGGTAGTCCCCCTCCACCAAGACCCACCAACAGCACGGATACGGGAGCACCTGCAAGGGAGGACGTACCGTCAGGGGGATGCAAGAAGCACAGGTACACAGAataacagcagcacagagctagatgaaagagaaaattaaCAAACCTAAATCAAGAGAAATAAACCATCATACTGCTACAAAATTTTGTTAATGTGCCCTGAGAGATATGAATTCTATATAGAGACTATTTGCAATTCAAAAAATAAGCATTCATGATATTACACCACACACTCAACAATCACATGCACTGTTCATACAATCCTCTTTAGGAGTGTAACAGTTTCTTAATAGGAGAATAAACAGCCAAAATAGGGTAGGCAGGAAAAGAATCCCCCATCTGGTGAATAGGTGGGCTTGGACATCTGTGAACAGGTCCACACATACCattgctttctccaaagcccaTACGCAGCAAGGATAGTCCAGCCACCATGACCTGGTGGTGAGCACAGCACAGGAAAGTCTTGTCTACAGCCGTGGTGGCAGTGTTCGCACCTCCCTGAGTGGGGGGAGCCTCTGGCTTTGGcttcttctttttgttcttcttccGACCTGATGCTGTTGGCATAGAGGGAGACACACACTattgcaaaacacaaaacatcatagtatgtacagtactgtgcaaaagtcttaagCACTTaggtgtttcacaaaaatatttgttttacagttaatgtcttctgcattcgtgtcaatgggaaagagcatatttcagatttccaaatattccttttacaaaaagttacagtattacagtaagggtttgtATGTcattacagaaagaaaacacacacacacacacacactgtctgagaccgcttgtcctgagtagggtcatagtgaaccggagcctaatccaacAAACACATGGCCCAAGGCTGGGGGGAAGGGACACCtgtccattgcaaggcgccccaagcaggactcgaatcccagacctgccagagagctggacccggccaaacccgccgtgtcCCCgctagggacaagtggttgttgacgatggatggttactaagctttgcgggaagtttattaattaagagcattatttttggaagcattctcacttcacagtttttccccccaaccaagtgcctaaaacttttgcacagtactgtatatctgCCTATCACTTTTACCTTGGGTCTTACGGTGAATATTCACttacaaaatgctttttctCTTACAGCACATCTCTTAACATCTTAGTCTATAACCCACTGCTTCCATAGTTCTGtgcaatttttattcatttaattagtCTGATAGCAGATAACACTCAATAATATGCTTTGAAATCTCTGGTTACTCTCGGACACCTAATCTCATCACAAAActggggacagccggtagcgtaatggttagagctgttgtctttggactcaaagatcACAattttgattcccacctccagctgtaataaccttgagcaaggaacttaccctaaaattactccagtaaaattacccagctgtgcacatgggtagataattgtaagtagattaaaactgtaagtcactttggagaaaagcatcagataaattaataaatgtttaattactgaACAAGGTGATCATTTGTTCAGGGCAGTGCAGCCTTCGCCAAGCACCTCCCACTCCTGTCATTCTCACCGGCAGGTGTAGAGCTGAGCCGACTCTCCGACTGCACCACTCCAGCATTGTCCAAGAACACCAGCCGACGGTACAGGAGGCCATCTTCCCCCCGAACATCTTCCACACAGTACTCCCCACTGAGAGCACTCTTACCTTGACTCACCACCTCCCTCCATCCAAGCTCCCCTCCCACTGAGAGGAAAGGCACCTGCACAGAAGCAGAGCAGCGGCATGAGATCGACAGAGGACTCGAGGGCATGAAGGCACCTTCAGTTTTGCAGGAAACACCAATTTGTCTTTGCTAAGTAGGTGCTTTTTATGTCATATAGCATATACTGAAAGAAATGGAATCCTTTACGCCCTCTTGTAACACAGATGCAACTGCACAAACACTAACGTACCTGCTGATGTGCTGGCATTCCCGGAGGGGCAAGCTCCATCACCATAGGAGAGAGCTCTGACTGGACAGACTGCATGTCCTGATACTCCTGATCTCTGTGCATCGCAACAATGACGAGTCGCCGAAAGTTCGCACTGCGCGCCAGCTGGCTACGTCCTTCGGCCGAGCCGTACAACCAGTCAGATTCCCGACCCTGAGGCACTGAACGATCAGAGAAGAAATCCCTCTTTCAGTGATTCCCAAGAAAACACTTTGTGGTACAAACAGACTTGATTAGAATTTCAACAAACCGGTATTTCAGCATATGAAATGTGACATATGACTCTATGCGTGGCAATGTGTGGCACTTACCTATAAATATTGCAAAGTGATTGGCGCGGGGCACCTTAGCTGTGGCGGGACTGTCCTGTACAGTGAGGGTGTAGCGGGGGCGACCAGTGGAGGCATGGCAAAGGGTGAGAGAGGGGCTCCGACTGCCATCTGTGTCTGTGCGGAGCTTCTGCCGCAGCAAGGCATAGGCCTGCCGCTCCTTGACCACACGCAGCAACTCCAGCACAGTTGCCAGTCGGCAGGGGGGGCCATCCTCACCTTGGCAGACCTCAAGCACAGGAGCTGGGGGCGGCTTCCGAAACTTGGTGCACACTAGCACGAAGAGAGGCAACGCAAAAGAGGCCGAACCACAATCCTGATTTCCCAGGCAGTGCGCCCGCACCGCCCAGCCTTCTCGCACAAAGTGCTCCACCGCCATCTTCACCACGTGCTCCTGTGCCAGAGACACGCAAACGTAGCGTCCGCCGACGGCGAGCACTCGGCCCACCTCCGCCAGCATCCTCGTTGCCAGCAGAccctcctcctctgctgccaTGGCATCCAGGGTGCCCTTGTCCAGTGCTGCCTGGAAGGTGCCGCTCTCAAAGGGGGTCTGGGTGGCGTCCACCTGCAGGAAGGTAAGGCCTGGGCGCCGCTCGGCGTTGCGCTGCTTCATGTGAGCCACTGCAGTCTCACTAATATCTATGTTGATGAGCTGCTGGTAGCCAACATCGTACAGCTGTTCGCTCAACTCCGAGTTCCCACAGCCGACCACGAGCACCTGTCGCGCAAAGAAACGCATCACAAGGCAGCGTTGTGCAACTTCGTATCGGCCTCACGCAGGCACGTTAACTTCCGTTAGCACGGCGCGGTCGATAAGTTCCGAGACTGGCCGCCAGGTGACGCTGTTGGACATCATGCCAGTGGCTGATATCTTTCTCAAAGGAGACTTGCACCACTAGGTTTATATCCTGAacaacatacaatttttttacatgtttgtatTATTATCGCTATTGTGATTATTATCATCATAAAcattattactactgttattaatttgtattaagATTATACCTTTGTTTGTCCGAGGCAACTTGCAAATTATGCTGGACACACTAGACTTAGTTGTTTTCACTTAAGTCAAGGCTCAGAACAGAGCAatgtggcgcgcgcgcgcacacacacacactagacaACTGAAAGTCACTAATCCgtctgtctttggactgggaggaaacaggcaaacacagggagaacatgcaaaggcCACAGGGTGAGCCCAAGAGACCCGTGTTTGAACACGCAGCCCGGCGGAAGGAGcggtgaggcaccagcgctacctgctgcgccactttTTTGCCGCCGAAAAACGAGGGTTCAGAGTAAGTGAGTAACTTCACAGCCTGCGTTCAGCACGATCATGAGGGGATCAGGTGGAGGACAGTACagaggcgtgtgtgtgtttcctcaccTTGTCCCGCGGTTTCATGTACCTGTGCAGCACCCCGCACAGCTGGCCGTAGTCTCCGTACCACTCGAAAGCCTTGTCTCCTCGACGACGGAAAAAGCGCTCCCAGTACTCAGCCGAACTGAACTCCTCGGCAGTGCGCGGCAACAGACTCATTCTCGCTGCTTTCAgttcattatttaaaacaaaccGTCTAGGAACCGGGTTTTACCTATGACTGGCACAACTGTGACCGCCTAAATAATTAATGTCACTCACACTGGGGatctgaaatctctgaaaaattgttgaaaagattataataatatatgctCCCACGTTCGGAACATAATAATCCTATGATAACAAAACAATTACTGATCGTGTAGCTATTTTCAGTTAAGACGAGAAATGATTAATATAAAGTCATAACTAAAGTTTTCAAGAGTGGGCTTACGTCCCACACGTTCACCGCTAAGGGAAATCGACCCGGACAATATTCACAGCTGCACAGCCTCTCGCCTCAAACCTCATTTCGCAATCCTGGCACCACGGTGTCCGAATCGGTGCGCTCATTGGTTGAGCTGCGCACGTGCAGCATGTCCGTCTGCTTCGGTGACGGGAGGAATTCTGCAGATGTCTTTCTCGTTCCTATTCAAAacggtcagtttttttttaaatctgtcgCAGGGTTATGATGGCATTAATTTAATGCGCAAAAAAATTGAGATTATGGTAAGACTTTAAACAACGAAAAATACAGATGCAAGATATTGCTTCAAATTGTATTTGTTAGAGaaaccaaagttttttttctttaaaatgatcattttaattttaaaaaagacaataatgtgtgtttctttcaacTGATCTGTATCCgacttttattaaaataaatagatatctgtataatataataaatagggtagctgggtaatttttaatctcTCGATATAAACAATTTACAAGCTCCACACacagtggggatcgaacccttgtcctctcataccaccccgGCGTAGGAAGACAGGTGCCCTACTTGTGGTGCCAccctctgctcttttttttcctttttttcccaaagcgacttacggttGCGTACTACTATTAAATAAACATTCACAGagtattttttgacatttattatagctatattaGAATTTTTTACACAACCTAAACAACTCAACGGATGACTATGActaagtttttattgattttgacttAAAACTTCCATTAGTCACAACCAAAACAGCCTTCCACATGGGTTTTGTAAGGTgaggaccagaagtctgttcacaACTCAGTTTGTTCCTAATTCCAACCAACATCTCGTAAatcaataaaagtgtaataatacagAGATTTCTCAATTTGCCTATGAACTTTATCCATGAAAATTCCTAAATCGAGGTTATGTAATCATCAACCGCTACAAACCCAACCacaccgctacgctcttccacatctgtccgcttggtggtcccctGCAGGAagggtaaagcacggaggttctcggttccggctccgttgtggtggaatgacctccccctctcactcagaactgctgaatctctgcccacatttaaaaagggttaatataaggtgtaaatgttcacgcactataactttaagatcatgcccggataagtcgttacgcagctactcctgtaatgtacgtaaatgtgtatctcaaaaaaaaaaaaaaaaaaattacttggaaggtgattaggaatcgtggatattctgataagttttgtgcagctattCGTGTGTTGAACACTGGTGCATTtagtgaaaagtaacaaaccaACTGTACTTTATCATAATACTCAGTTGCATCTCTTATTCTTGGtaataatttaatgcacaaatagggttttctatgagatgggcgtcgcttcagagaaaagcgtctggtaaattaataaatgtaaatatattgtggcgcgcagcgccgtgggcttggacggggcgaagaaggacagaGACAGTGTTTATCTAGAGcatttattcgaacaccggcaccaggAAAaagatgctctcggtccgaggaccccatttccgTTTCCGCCAAAGCCTGTGCCTCGAGGCAGTCTTC contains these protein-coding regions:
- the LOC114911299 gene encoding eEF1A lysine and N-terminal methyltransferase-like produces the protein MSLLPRTAEEFSSAEYWERFFRRRGDKAFEWYGDYGQLCGVLHRYMKPRDKVLVVGCGNSELSEQLYDVGYQQLINIDISETAVAHMKQRNAERRPGLTFLQVDATQTPFESGTFQAALDKGTLDAMAAEEEGLLATRMLAEVGRVLAVGGRYVCVSLAQEHVVKMAVEHFVREGWAVRAHCLGNQDCGSASFALPLFVLVCTKFRKPPPAPVLEVCQGEDGPPCRLATVLELLRVVKERQAYALLRQKLRTDTDGSRSPSLTLCHASTGRPRYTLTVQDSPATAKVPRANHFAIFIVPQGRESDWLYGSAEGRSQLARSANFRRLVIVAMHRDQEYQDMQSVQSELSPMVMELAPPGMPAHQQVPFLSVGGELGWREVVSQGKSALSGEYCVEDVRGEDGLLYRRLVFLDNAGVVQSESRLSSTPAASGRKKNKKKKPKPEAPPTQGGANTATTAVDKTFLCCAHHQVMVAGLSLLRMGFGESNGAPVSVLLVGLGGGGLPQFLRDFVPGASVEVVELDPAMLEVAQQWFGFRVDDRLKVVLGDGLEHINTLENQGGHSYDVIMFDVDSKDPTLGMSCPPPAFVETTFLKKVHNLLTARGVFMLNLVCRDSSLRESVLERVREVFSCVLSRGIEGEVNQLLLCTHGEGTNTFASPQALRKAGKSLQEVLHASNAPCKPEIDIATLLGDLKIT